The Anaerolineae bacterium region CCTGCCCTCAAAAGAGGACAGGGCGGCCAGAGGGGCCAGGGTCAAAAGGTGTTTCCGGGGGAAATTCCAGGCTTACTTTCATACCGCGCCCATTGTATGGAAAAAGGGGGCTTTGTCAAGGTTTTGGCCCAGACTCGCAGGGCAGCCACGCCACGGAGGCGTTTTTGCGTTACAATCAAGATGGCGTTGCGCAAACCTATCCCACCTTGCAGGGAGTTTCCCATCAACGGAGGTTATCCATGTCCCCTATGTTTGTTCCAGGACCTGTGGATGTGGCCGATGAGGTGTTGCAGGCCCAGGCGCAGCCCATCCTGCCCCATCGGAGCGCCGAGTTCGAGACCATCTTCCATCGCGCCGAGCAGAAGGCGCGTAAACTGTTCTACACTCAGTACCGGGTGTTCATCACCGCCTCCTCTGGCACGGGCCTGCAGGAGGCGGCGGTGCGTAATTTCGCCAAAGCGAAGGTGCTGGCCTGCGTCAACGGCGCTTTTGGCGCCCGCTGGGCCGAGGTGGCCCGCACCAACGGCAAAGAGGTGACCGTGCTGGAAGCCGAATGGGGGCAGCCCATCCTGCCTGAACAGGTGGCCGAGGCGTTGAAGAAAGACCATTTTGAGATCGTCACCGTGGTCCACAACGAGACCTCGGTGGGGTTGGAGAACCCGATCAAAGACATCGCTGCCGCGGTGCGCGAAGTCAGCCCCGATACGCTGATCTGCGTGGACGCCGTCTCCTCCCTGGGCGGGGCCAAACTGGAGATGGACGCCTGGGGCCTGGACATGGTGCTCACCTCATCGCAAAAATGCCTGGCCCTGCCGCCCGGCCTGGCGTTGGGCGCGGTCTCGGACCGGGCCATGGAGCGGGCCAAAGAGGTGCCGCACCGGGGCTGGTACTTCGATTTTCTGCGGCTGGAAAAGCATCGCCTCAAGGATTCCACCCCGGCCACCCCGGCCATTTCCCTCATCTACGCTTTGGACCTGCAACTGGACCGCATCCTGGCCGAAGGGCTGGAGAACCGTTTCGCCCGCCACACGGCCATGGCTCAGCGGGTGCAGTCCTGGGCTCTGGAGCGTGGCTTCAGCCTGTTCGCCGCCGAGGGCTATCGCTCGAAGACCGTGACCAC contains the following coding sequences:
- a CDS encoding alanine--glyoxylate aminotransferase family protein, encoding MSPMFVPGPVDVADEVLQAQAQPILPHRSAEFETIFHRAEQKARKLFYTQYRVFITASSGTGLQEAAVRNFAKAKVLACVNGAFGARWAEVARTNGKEVTVLEAEWGQPILPEQVAEALKKDHFEIVTVVHNETSVGLENPIKDIAAAVREVSPDTLICVDAVSSLGGAKLEMDAWGLDMVLTSSQKCLALPPGLALGAVSDRAMERAKEVPHRGWYFDFLRLEKHRLKDSTPATPAISLIYALDLQLDRILAEGLENRFARHTAMAQRVQSWALERGFSLFAAEGYRSKTVTTIRNDRGLDVGELNQWLLQRDMRIANGYGPLKGKTFRIAHMGELQMADIEALLSALDEYLRK